The Paenibacillus sp. RUD330 genome has a segment encoding these proteins:
- a CDS encoding AraC family transcriptional regulator: MERHRLDAPVPHTLDDLWFKLRDAAPCGIEVDNGRLKPEWEGDFRLIALTAGAGRLVAGERSLPLRAGSVYISFPGEPLRATADSAHRMEMFIFRFTVMKDSAADRGATESVQDPFPRVEEVAAYPAVALTSLCKSICACWGSLDMLERFRGQSVFVDLLHRLFKEAQSGTDQELDAALEVVRTYIEQHYEQELTVKKLAEMSRISPRHLMRLFKENYGVSISDYIKALKNPGKQAAPVMPRSTIKEKFRRPGPANYRADA, from the coding sequence GTGGAGAGACATAGACTGGATGCGCCGGTGCCTCATACACTGGATGATTTGTGGTTCAAGCTGCGGGATGCCGCTCCATGCGGCATTGAAGTGGATAACGGCAGGCTGAAGCCGGAGTGGGAGGGAGACTTCCGGCTGATCGCCCTGACGGCGGGAGCCGGCAGGCTTGTAGCGGGGGAGCGCAGCCTTCCGCTGCGCGCGGGATCGGTGTACATCAGCTTCCCGGGCGAGCCGCTCCGGGCAACGGCGGATTCGGCGCACCGGATGGAGATGTTCATCTTCCGGTTCACGGTGATGAAGGATTCCGCGGCGGACAGGGGAGCAACGGAGTCCGTGCAGGATCCCTTTCCCCGGGTAGAGGAAGTAGCGGCCTATCCTGCCGTGGCGCTCACCTCCCTGTGCAAGTCCATCTGCGCCTGCTGGGGCAGTCTGGACATGCTGGAGAGATTCCGCGGACAATCGGTGTTCGTCGATCTGCTGCATCGCCTGTTCAAGGAAGCCCAGTCGGGAACGGACCAAGAGCTGGATGCGGCGCTGGAAGTCGTCCGCACCTATATCGAGCAGCATTATGAGCAGGAGCTGACCGTGAAAAAGCTCGCCGAAATGTCGAGAATAAGCCCGCGGCATCTGATGCGTTTGTTCAAGGAAAACTACGGCGTCAGCATCAGCGATTACATCAAGGCGCTGAAAAATCCCGGAAAGCAGGCTGCCCCGGTCATGCCGCGCAGCACGATCAAGGAGAAGTTCCGCAGGCCGGGACCGGCGAATTACCGCGCGGATGCTTAA
- a CDS encoding GNAT family N-acetyltransferase: MPQDRPVKEGNGYVIRREGVTAGEITYIPSDGIWIVDHTFVDPEFRGQQLAGTLLQAVVDDARKAGVKIEPACSYAAAQFKRRKDYADVRA, from the coding sequence ATGCCGCAGGATCGGCCGGTCAAGGAAGGCAACGGCTATGTCATTCGCCGTGAAGGCGTGACCGCAGGAGAAATTACGTATATTCCGTCAGACGGAATATGGATCGTCGACCATACATTCGTGGACCCGGAATTCCGCGGGCAGCAGCTGGCTGGAACTCTCCTCCAGGCTGTCGTCGACGACGCCAGGAAAGCCGGCGTCAAGATCGAGCCCGCATGCTCCTATGCCGCTGCGCAGTTCAAGCGCCGCAAGGATTACGCCGACGTCCGCGCCTGA
- the modB gene encoding molybdate ABC transporter permease subunit produces the protein MPAPIDWQQFWPPVILSLKVALLASVVALAAGTAAARLMSRSRFRGKLLLETAFLLPLVLPPTVVGFVLLVALGRRSFLGKTIEAIFSAPLVFTPWAAVVAAVVVSFPLVYQTMKTGFAGIEPELEQAARSAGASEGQVLRHVALPLAARSLLSALLLGFARSLGEFGATLMIAGNIPGITQTVPTAIYVAVDAGRTAMAWAWTAAIILISFLLLLFTGTKPAKR, from the coding sequence ATGCCGGCGCCGATAGACTGGCAGCAGTTTTGGCCGCCGGTCATCCTCTCTCTGAAAGTAGCTCTGCTGGCGAGCGTTGTCGCCCTCGCAGCCGGCACGGCGGCCGCACGGCTCATGAGCAGATCCAGGTTCAGGGGGAAGCTGCTGCTTGAAACCGCGTTCCTGCTCCCCCTCGTGCTTCCCCCGACGGTCGTGGGCTTCGTGCTTCTCGTGGCGCTCGGCCGCCGCAGCTTCCTTGGCAAGACGATCGAAGCCATATTCTCCGCTCCGCTCGTCTTTACGCCATGGGCCGCGGTCGTCGCGGCCGTCGTGGTCTCCTTCCCGCTGGTCTATCAGACGATGAAGACCGGCTTCGCCGGCATCGAGCCGGAGCTGGAGCAGGCTGCCCGGTCCGCCGGAGCAAGCGAGGGGCAGGTGCTTCGCCACGTCGCCCTCCCGCTGGCTGCCCGCTCCCTGCTCAGCGCTCTCCTGCTCGGATTCGCGCGCAGCCTCGGCGAGTTCGGCGCCACGCTCATGATCGCAGGCAACATTCCCGGCATTACGCAGACCGTGCCGACGGCCATCTACGTGGCTGTCGACGCCGGCCGCACCGCGATGGCATGGGCATGGACCGCCGCCATCATCCTGATCTCCTTCCTCCTGCTGCTCTTCACCGGCACCAAGCCGGCGAAACGCTAG
- the modA gene encoding molybdate ABC transporter substrate-binding protein translates to MLKSIRMKAFLFLLAGLMLLAAAACGSKQANTQPDGSGGTSAAASPPASSAPPAELTVSAAASLTGALDEIKAAFEAANPSISLHFNFGASGTLQKQIEQGAPADLFLSASSKNMKALVDQNLVAAEDSRDLLGNSLVVIVPKGADPSISSLDALAGQAFSKIAIGIPESVPAGQYAQEALAKAGRWDALKDKLVQAKDVKAVLQAVETGNADAGFVYRTDAQASAKAAVAYEVDPASYPSIRYPAAIVKATKHRSEAERFYAYLQSEDAMAVFKSFGFTDPK, encoded by the coding sequence ATGCTGAAATCAATACGAATGAAAGCTTTCCTGTTCCTTCTAGCCGGTCTCATGCTGCTTGCTGCCGCCGCTTGCGGCAGCAAGCAAGCCAATACGCAGCCGGACGGCAGCGGCGGCACCTCCGCAGCCGCCTCTCCGCCAGCCTCCTCCGCCCCGCCCGCCGAGCTGACGGTGTCCGCGGCGGCCAGCCTGACCGGAGCATTGGACGAGATCAAGGCCGCTTTTGAAGCCGCCAATCCAAGCATTTCCCTTCATTTCAACTTCGGCGCTTCCGGCACCCTGCAAAAACAGATCGAACAGGGAGCTCCCGCTGACCTGTTCCTCTCCGCTTCGTCCAAAAACATGAAGGCGCTCGTGGATCAAAATCTCGTCGCCGCAGAGGATTCCCGCGATCTTCTCGGCAATTCGCTTGTCGTCATCGTGCCAAAAGGGGCCGACCCAAGCATCTCTTCCCTTGACGCTCTCGCCGGACAGGCTTTCAGCAAGATCGCCATCGGCATTCCGGAGAGCGTCCCGGCCGGACAATACGCCCAGGAAGCGCTGGCCAAGGCCGGCCGGTGGGACGCCTTGAAGGACAAGCTCGTTCAGGCCAAGGATGTGAAAGCCGTCCTGCAGGCGGTGGAAACCGGCAACGCGGATGCAGGCTTTGTCTACCGGACCGATGCGCAGGCTTCCGCCAAAGCAGCCGTCGCCTACGAAGTGGATCCGGCGTCCTATCCGTCCATCCGTTATCCCGCCGCCATCGTCAAAGCGACGAAGCATCGGTCCGAGGCTGAGCGGTTCTATGCGTATCTTCAATCCGAAGATGCTATGGCCGTGTTCAAGAGCTTCGGCTTCACGGATCCGAAATAA
- a CDS encoding helix-turn-helix transcriptional regulator — MNQEPSYTVEEVAQLLRISKLTVYDLVKKGRLPAYRVGKQMRVDATDLEAYKAKSKNQTAVLGLKDVAGSSFAGAKEGPGGDAASGASGVRRHEPEDGSGGIPGGDVRSGEGSSSMQAGRVSHAVAPRHQLVITGQDISLDLLTSFMEKANGTRPLRSHAGSLDSLIQMYKGEADIVSTHLWDGDTGEYNLPYITRILAGFPLLVVNLLVRRAGLYVQPGNPLGMSGWADLARPGIRFVSRERGSGARVLVDEQLRLLGIPPHTLEQDGRVQNSHLGVAAKVASGDADAGVGMEKAASMVGNVEFIPLIRERYDLVVVKKPENAPWIGKLMDILQSEAFRRELGAITGCDSSETGKVRLDS, encoded by the coding sequence ATGAATCAGGAACCATCCTATACGGTCGAGGAAGTGGCCCAGCTGCTTCGGATCTCGAAGCTGACCGTCTACGACCTTGTCAAGAAAGGCCGGCTTCCCGCTTACCGGGTAGGGAAGCAGATGCGCGTGGACGCTACCGATCTGGAGGCTTATAAGGCGAAGTCCAAAAACCAGACCGCCGTCTTGGGCCTCAAGGATGTCGCGGGAAGCAGCTTCGCAGGAGCGAAGGAAGGTCCTGGCGGGGATGCGGCGAGCGGGGCTTCGGGTGTTCGCCGGCACGAGCCGGAGGACGGGAGCGGGGGGATTCCCGGCGGAGATGTCCGCTCCGGCGAAGGCTCTTCCTCTATGCAAGCGGGCAGAGTCTCTCATGCGGTTGCTCCGCGGCATCAGCTCGTCATCACCGGACAGGACATCAGTCTCGATCTGCTGACTTCCTTCATGGAGAAGGCGAACGGAACCAGGCCTCTGCGCTCCCATGCCGGCAGCCTGGACAGCCTGATCCAAATGTACAAGGGAGAAGCGGATATCGTGAGCACGCATCTATGGGATGGGGATACGGGAGAGTACAATCTCCCGTATATCACCCGCATTCTTGCCGGCTTCCCGCTGCTGGTGGTGAACCTGCTCGTTCGCCGCGCGGGCTTGTATGTACAGCCGGGCAATCCGCTGGGCATGTCCGGATGGGCCGACCTGGCCAGGCCGGGAATCCGTTTCGTCAGCCGGGAGCGCGGTTCGGGAGCCCGGGTGCTCGTCGATGAGCAGCTGCGCCTGCTCGGTATTCCTCCGCATACCCTCGAGCAGGATGGAAGAGTCCAGAACAGCCATCTCGGAGTGGCGGCCAAGGTGGCATCCGGCGATGCGGACGCGGGAGTCGGGATGGAGAAGGCGGCTTCGATGGTCGGGAACGTGGAATTCATCCCGCTGATCCGCGAGCGCTACGATCTGGTTGTGGTCAAAAAGCCGGAGAACGCTCCATGGATCGGCAAGCTGATGGATATTCTTCAATCGGAAGCGTTCCGAAGGGAACTGGGCGCCATTACGGGCTGCGACAGCTCCGAGACGGGCAAGGTGCGGCTGGATTCCTGA
- a CDS encoding DinB family protein — MTYSDLIKSYIQDLDKYTAEQLRFKSSAEVWSLGQMYDHMIAAALDYMDQVEKCAAGGEKDKAVKTEAGERLFALGGFPAVKIKLPDGPANTPCRSDGREELARRLEHVLELMQQWERKLEGIDPDSKVRHGGFGWLNAREWFDLSGMHFRHHRAQQRELEQRLGV; from the coding sequence ATGACTTATTCGGATCTGATCAAGTCTTACATCCAAGATTTGGACAAATACACGGCGGAGCAGCTGCGCTTCAAATCCTCGGCAGAGGTCTGGTCTCTCGGCCAGATGTACGATCATATGATCGCTGCGGCCCTTGATTATATGGATCAGGTGGAGAAATGCGCTGCCGGAGGCGAGAAGGACAAGGCAGTGAAGACGGAGGCAGGCGAGCGGCTGTTTGCGCTCGGGGGCTTCCCGGCGGTGAAAATCAAGCTGCCTGACGGACCGGCCAACACGCCTTGCCGTTCGGACGGCAGGGAAGAGCTGGCGCGCAGGCTGGAGCATGTTCTGGAACTGATGCAGCAATGGGAGAGGAAGCTGGAGGGGATCGATCCGGACAGCAAAGTCAGACATGGCGGATTCGGCTGGCTGAACGCCCGGGAGTGGTTCGACCTGTCCGGCATGCACTTCCGTCATCATCGGGCCCAGCAGAGGGAGCTGGAACAAAGGCTTGGGGTGTAG
- a CDS encoding MFS transporter yields the protein MTHPKLFRLLWAGQSLSNLADALYLLSVVTMVYKLTGSALFSAFVPLCRVAGQLACGIMAPLIMDRFRLTSLIKLSQLIQVALFAVLALAAANMSVSGIPTALILIALLSFTDGITTPVRNSLVPLYAGKDELMKANGLMSTTDQTVMMLGWAGGGMLVTWLGGGTVMGLTLAMYAGALVLTLQLKESSVPSTSSLGQKEPDPAGVSDLEAAAGLPELGDSGVRSGGQKIGAWASVKEGWQNIWRNKTLRLLIVMDTIEGTVGAAWIGALMLVYATEQLGRGTEWYGIINGGYFAGCIIGGLLVVAFTRRLMRRPALSIMAGAGLMGLMTLAYAATESPWVALLLVILMGPPQQLREVTRRTVFQSACPPEQLPKVMSAENTLVYSLFGLSVVLLSWMADRWGIAAVYAMTGAFYLLTACLAGLNRSRLQGQAAVRDEAATQTNIGRDSEL from the coding sequence ATGACCCATCCCAAACTATTCCGGCTGCTGTGGGCCGGACAAAGCCTCTCCAATCTTGCTGATGCGCTGTATCTGCTGTCGGTCGTCACGATGGTCTACAAGCTGACCGGATCGGCGCTGTTCTCCGCCTTCGTGCCGTTGTGCCGGGTTGCAGGCCAGCTGGCTTGCGGGATCATGGCGCCGCTGATCATGGACCGGTTCCGGCTTACGTCGCTGATCAAGCTGTCCCAGCTGATTCAGGTCGCCTTGTTCGCCGTACTGGCTCTGGCGGCGGCGAATATGAGTGTCAGCGGAATACCGACTGCGCTGATCCTCATTGCCTTGCTGTCGTTCACGGATGGCATTACGACGCCGGTCCGCAATTCGCTCGTTCCCCTGTATGCAGGCAAAGACGAGCTTATGAAAGCCAACGGGCTGATGTCCACGACCGACCAGACCGTCATGATGCTTGGATGGGCTGGGGGCGGGATGCTTGTCACCTGGCTGGGAGGCGGCACCGTCATGGGCCTGACCCTTGCCATGTATGCCGGGGCGCTTGTGCTGACCTTGCAGCTCAAGGAATCGTCGGTTCCTTCAACTTCTTCGCTTGGCCAGAAGGAACCGGACCCGGCAGGCGTATCCGACTTGGAGGCGGCTGCCGGCCTGCCGGAGCTTGGCGACAGCGGAGTCCGGAGCGGCGGCCAAAAGATCGGCGCCTGGGCGTCGGTCAAGGAAGGCTGGCAAAACATCTGGCGCAACAAGACCCTGCGGCTGCTCATTGTGATGGATACCATCGAAGGCACGGTCGGGGCGGCCTGGATCGGCGCGCTCATGCTCGTCTATGCGACAGAGCAGCTGGGCAGGGGGACCGAATGGTACGGAATCATCAACGGGGGGTATTTTGCCGGCTGCATCATCGGGGGACTGCTCGTCGTCGCCTTCACCAGACGCCTGATGCGAAGGCCGGCTCTGTCCATCATGGCCGGAGCGGGTCTGATGGGCCTGATGACGCTGGCTTATGCCGCAACGGAATCGCCATGGGTCGCGCTGCTGCTGGTCATCCTCATGGGGCCGCCTCAGCAGCTCCGCGAGGTGACGCGCAGAACCGTCTTCCAGAGCGCTTGCCCTCCGGAACAGCTCCCCAAAGTGATGAGCGCCGAAAATACGCTGGTGTACTCCCTGTTCGGCCTGTCGGTCGTGCTTCTGTCCTGGATGGCGGACCGATGGGGCATCGCGGCCGTCTATGCCATGACGGGAGCCTTCTATCTGCTGACGGCCTGCCTGGCCGGACTCAACCGGAGCAGGCTCCAAGGGCAGGCTGCTGTTCGGGACGAGGCTGCCACGCAGACAAACATAGGAAGAGACAGCGAACTGTAA
- a CDS encoding DUF975 family protein, translating into MSSYIGPSRAEIRAEARSALSGSWGRAIAVSAIPVLVSFILQEFGRFGGLLELLVAGPLALGSALFYLALARRREIAVGMIFDGFRYYGKVLGLYLLMALLVFLWTLLLVIPGIIAAYRYSQAYYILADNPETGVLEALDRSKQLMVGHKWRLFVLQLSFLGWAVLAVIPFGLGLLWLMPYVSASAAVFYRHLIEEPLEPGAF; encoded by the coding sequence ATGTCTTCCTACATTGGGCCGTCTCGGGCGGAGATTCGCGCGGAGGCCCGTTCCGCCTTGTCCGGCAGCTGGGGCCGGGCGATCGCGGTCAGCGCCATTCCGGTGCTGGTCAGCTTCATCCTGCAGGAATTCGGCAGGTTCGGAGGGCTTCTCGAGCTGCTTGTCGCCGGTCCGCTCGCTCTCGGCTCGGCCCTCTTTTACCTGGCGCTCGCGCGCAGGCGGGAAATCGCCGTGGGAATGATCTTTGACGGCTTTCGCTACTACGGCAAAGTGCTCGGGCTCTATCTGCTGATGGCGTTGCTTGTGTTTCTGTGGACGCTGCTGCTGGTCATACCCGGTATTATCGCGGCATACCGCTACTCCCAGGCCTATTATATTCTAGCCGACAATCCGGAGACGGGAGTGCTCGAGGCGCTGGACCGGAGCAAGCAGCTGATGGTCGGCCATAAATGGCGTCTTTTCGTGCTCCAGCTCAGCTTCCTCGGCTGGGCCGTCCTGGCCGTGATTCCGTTCGGGCTCGGCCTGCTGTGGCTGATGCCTTACGTCTCGGCGTCAGCCGCGGTATTTTACCGGCATCTGATCGAGGAGCCTCTTGAACCGGGCGCTTTTTGA
- a CDS encoding RsmD family RNA methyltransferase: MPVSNETHRYLYTYACHESEAELCSLELRCLFPGLTLPSDADAFIHSRRLDPSRSPFLKQRLAVEIDAASPEELLERAGVLSAGERTFRVRYAKTGAPGQPDNEGRLALERQLGMAIHGEPDLRRPDTVFGAALLDGRWLCGEMASAEPVWLRQNAKPRQYSTALPARAARAAVNIAVPEVSGARALDPCCGIGTVLLEALSMDIDIRGADLNPLAAVGARENLRHFGYPEELVRIADMRGLEGRYDAALLDMPYNLCSVSPPEEQLEMLASLRRLAGRAVILTTEPIEPLIREAGFCIRETCRLTKGSFVRFLHLCD; the protein is encoded by the coding sequence ATGCCTGTTAGCAACGAGACCCATCGTTATCTCTATACTTATGCCTGCCACGAATCCGAGGCGGAGCTCTGTTCCCTGGAGCTCCGCTGTCTCTTCCCCGGACTGACTCTGCCGTCCGATGCGGATGCCTTCATCCATAGCCGCCGGCTCGATCCGAGCCGCAGCCCCTTCCTGAAGCAGCGCCTCGCGGTCGAGATCGACGCCGCTTCCCCGGAGGAGCTGCTGGAGCGGGCGGGCGTCCTGTCCGCCGGCGAGCGCACCTTCCGCGTGCGCTACGCCAAGACGGGAGCCCCGGGCCAGCCCGACAATGAAGGCCGCCTTGCTCTGGAGAGGCAGCTCGGGATGGCCATCCATGGCGAGCCCGACCTGCGCCGGCCGGATACCGTGTTCGGGGCCGCGCTGCTGGACGGCCGCTGGCTGTGCGGCGAGATGGCTTCCGCCGAGCCGGTCTGGCTGCGGCAGAATGCCAAGCCGCGGCAATATTCCACGGCGCTGCCCGCCCGGGCGGCGCGGGCTGCCGTCAACATCGCGGTGCCGGAAGTTTCCGGCGCGCGCGCGCTCGATCCCTGCTGCGGCATCGGCACGGTGCTGCTGGAAGCCCTCTCGATGGACATCGACATCCGGGGCGCTGACCTCAATCCGCTCGCAGCGGTCGGGGCACGCGAGAATCTGCGGCATTTCGGCTATCCCGAAGAGCTGGTGCGGATCGCGGACATGCGCGGGCTGGAAGGGCGTTACGACGCCGCCCTGCTCGACATGCCCTATAATCTCTGCTCCGTGTCGCCGCCGGAGGAGCAGCTCGAGATGCTTGCCTCCCTGCGCCGGCTGGCGGGACGGGCCGTCATCCTGACGACCGAGCCGATCGAGCCGCTCATCCGGGAAGCCGGCTTCTGCATCCGCGAGACCTGCCGCCTGACCAAGGGCAGCTTCGTGCGTTTCCTGCATCTTTGCGATTGA